Proteins co-encoded in one uncultured Bacteroides sp. genomic window:
- a CDS encoding acyl-ACP thioesterase domain-containing protein, producing MEQNKLGHYNFVAEPFHVDFSGHLTMGVLGNHLLNCAGFHSTDRGFGIANLNEANYTWVLSRLAVELDEMPYQYEKFSIKTWVENVYRLFTDRNFEILNEEGRPIGYARSVWAMISQQTRKPADLLTLHGGSIVDYVCDKECPIEKPSRIKVDNCEPDTTYETKYSDIDINGHVNSIKYIERVLDLFPLEMYKEKRIKRFEVAYVAESYYGDTLSFYKQKINENEYNVEIKKNGGEVVCRSKMIFIN from the coding sequence ATGGAGCAGAATAAGCTTGGACATTACAATTTTGTAGCAGAGCCTTTTCATGTAGACTTTTCCGGGCATCTCACAATGGGGGTGCTAGGTAATCATTTACTGAATTGTGCCGGTTTTCATTCTACTGACCGGGGATTTGGAATTGCAAATCTTAATGAGGCCAATTATACATGGGTACTTTCCCGCCTGGCTGTTGAGTTGGATGAGATGCCTTATCAGTATGAAAAGTTCAGCATAAAAACCTGGGTCGAGAATGTATATCGCCTTTTCACAGATCGTAATTTTGAGATTTTAAATGAAGAGGGGCGCCCCATAGGTTATGCGCGTTCTGTATGGGCTATGATTAGCCAGCAAACACGTAAACCGGCTGATTTACTTACTCTGCACGGTGGGAGCATTGTTGATTATGTTTGTGATAAGGAATGCCCCATTGAAAAACCTAGCCGGATTAAAGTGGATAATTGTGAACCAGATACAACTTACGAGACAAAGTATAGTGATATTGATATTAACGGACATGTAAACAGTATCAAGTATATTGAACGTGTTCTCGATCTTTTTCCGCTTGAAATGTATAAAGAAAAACGGATTAAACGTTTTGAAGTTGCATATGTTGCAGAAAGTTATTACGGAGATACTCTTTCATTCTATAAACAGAAGATTAATGAAAATGAGTATAATGTTGAGATAAAAAAGAATGGCGGCGAAGTTGTTTGCCGTAGTAAAATGATATTTATTAATTAG
- the ilvN gene encoding acetolactate synthase small subunit, producing MMNKKLYTINVYSENIAGLLNQVTTIFTRRQLNIETLSVSASSIQGIHKYTITVYTDASTIEKITKQIEKRIDVMQAHYYTDDQIIYQEVALYKVPALSLLGSNQVEKLVRKHNARILEVNQTYAVIELTGHPEETQALYDELMPMGLWQFVRSGRIAITKSPVERLSNFLALVESRKGKNGAE from the coding sequence ATTATGAACAAGAAATTATATACAATCAACGTTTACTCAGAAAATATAGCTGGGTTGCTGAATCAGGTGACAACGATTTTTACGCGTCGCCAGCTAAATATTGAGACATTAAGTGTATCTGCTTCTTCTATTCAGGGTATTCATAAATACACTATTACTGTGTATACTGATGCCAGTACCATTGAAAAGATAACTAAACAGATTGAGAAACGCATTGATGTGATGCAGGCGCATTATTATACTGATGATCAGATAATCTATCAGGAAGTGGCGCTTTACAAAGTGCCGGCTTTGAGCTTGTTAGGCAGTAATCAGGTAGAGAAACTGGTACGTAAGCACAACGCTCGTATCCTGGAGGTAAACCAAACATATGCTGTTATTGAGCTTACCGGACATCCCGAGGAAACTCAGGCTTTGTATGATGAGCTGATGCCTATGGGCTTGTGGCAGTTTGTTCGTTCGGGACGTATTGCTATTACTAAAAGCCCGGTAGAACGTCTAAGTAATTTCCTGGCTTTGGTAGAAAGTAGAAAGGGGAAAAATGGAGCAGAATAA
- the ilvB gene encoding biosynthetic-type acetolactate synthase large subunit — MDKQLVTGSEALMRSLVKEGVDTIFGYPGGAIMPVYDCLYDHKQELNHILVRHEQGATHAAQGYARVSGKVGVCIVTSGPGATNAITGIGDAMLDSTPLVVIAGQVGAALLGTDAFQEIDLVSLTQPITKWSYQIRRAEDVTWAVARAFYIARSGRPGPVVLDFAKNAQLAKVEYIPHTIDFIRSYQPVLEADEEAVCAAAQLINSAKKPLALVGQGVELGEAQKELLEFLEKADIPAGRTLLGLSALPSAHPLNKGMLGMHGNLGPNVKTNECDVLIAIGMRFDDRVTGDLHTYAKQAKVIHFDIDPAEINKNVKTTVAVVGDCKETLAAVTAQLKENKHTEWIESFKESEEIEYNSVIRAELNPVDGPITMGEVVERVSKATHNEAVLVTDVGQNQMMAARYFQFTKKRSIVTSGGLGTMGFGLPAAIGASFGAPDRTVCLFSGDGGIQMTIQELGTIMETGTSVKIILLNNSYLGMVRQWQELFFHERYSSTPMKNPDYMKIASAYGIKGRSIHLREELDEAIQEMLNTEGSFFLEIGVVEKGMVYPMTPAGDTVTNMLLGY; from the coding sequence ATGGATAAACAACTGGTTACAGGATCGGAAGCATTGATGCGCTCCTTGGTAAAGGAGGGCGTAGATACGATATTTGGATATCCCGGAGGAGCAATTATGCCTGTCTATGATTGTCTGTATGATCATAAACAGGAATTAAACCATATCCTTGTTCGTCACGAACAGGGTGCTACCCATGCGGCTCAGGGATATGCAAGAGTTTCAGGAAAAGTGGGCGTTTGTATTGTTACCAGTGGCCCCGGTGCTACTAATGCCATCACCGGAATTGGTGATGCAATGCTCGACAGTACTCCTTTGGTAGTGATTGCTGGTCAGGTGGGTGCTGCTTTACTGGGAACAGATGCTTTTCAGGAAATTGATCTGGTCAGTCTTACTCAACCAATCACAAAGTGGAGTTATCAGATCCGCCGTGCGGAAGATGTAACATGGGCAGTGGCTCGTGCATTTTATATTGCCCGAAGCGGGCGTCCGGGACCGGTAGTACTGGATTTCGCCAAGAATGCTCAATTGGCAAAAGTTGAATATATACCTCATACAATAGATTTTATCCGCAGCTATCAACCGGTACTCGAAGCAGATGAAGAGGCGGTTTGTGCGGCTGCGCAACTTATAAATTCTGCTAAGAAACCGCTGGCGCTGGTTGGCCAGGGGGTGGAACTCGGCGAAGCTCAGAAAGAGCTCTTAGAGTTTCTTGAAAAAGCTGATATCCCTGCCGGCAGAACTTTGCTGGGACTTTCAGCGTTACCTTCGGCTCATCCGCTGAATAAAGGGATGCTGGGAATGCACGGTAATCTTGGACCGAACGTAAAAACGAATGAATGCGATGTGCTGATTGCTATCGGTATGCGTTTTGATGACCGGGTAACCGGTGATTTGCATACCTATGCTAAACAGGCCAAAGTGATTCATTTTGATATTGATCCGGCCGAGATCAACAAGAATGTGAAAACAACAGTTGCTGTTGTGGGCGATTGCAAGGAGACTCTTGCCGCAGTAACCGCACAACTGAAAGAGAATAAACACACCGAATGGATTGAAAGCTTTAAAGAAAGTGAAGAGATTGAATATAATTCAGTAATCCGCGCTGAGCTGAATCCGGTCGATGGTCCTATTACCATGGGCGAAGTGGTGGAACGTGTTTCCAAGGCAACCCATAACGAGGCTGTATTGGTGACTGATGTAGGTCAGAATCAGATGATGGCTGCCAGATATTTTCAGTTTACCAAAAAACGCAGCATCGTAACATCGGGCGGACTGGGAACTATGGGTTTCGGACTTCCGGCTGCTATAGGAGCATCGTTTGGTGCACCGGACAGAACGGTTTGTCTGTTCAGTGGCGATGGAGGAATCCAGATGACTATCCAGGAACTGGGAACCATTATGGAAACAGGTACCTCCGTGAAAATCATCCTGTTGAATAATAGCTATCTGGGTATGGTTCGTCAATGGCAAGAACTGTTCTTCCATGAACGTTATTCATCCACTCCGATGAAGAACCCTGACTATATGAAGATAGCTTCCGCTTACGGTATTAAGGGAAGATCCATTCACTTGCGTGAAGAACTGGATGAGGCTATTCAGGAGATGCTGAACACCGAAGGTTCCTTTTTTCTTGAAATCGGTGTTGTAGAAAAAGGAATGGTTTATCCGATGACACCTGCCGGTGATACGGTTACTAACATGTTGTTGGGATACTAA
- the ilvD gene encoding dihydroxy-acid dehydratase, whose product MKKQLRSSFSTQGRRMAGARALWVANGMKKEQLGKPIIAIVNSFTQFVPGHVHLHEIGQQVKAEIEKLGCFAAEFNTIAIDDGIAMGHDGMLYSLPSRDIIADSVEYMVNAHKADAMVCISNCDKITPGMLMASMRLNIPTIFVSGGPMEAGELNGQHLDLIDAMIKSADESVSDAEVAKIENSACPTCGSCSGMFTANSMNCLNEALGMALPGNGTIVATHENRANLFKDAAKQIVENTYKYYQDGDESVLPRSIATRTSFLNAMTLDIAMGGSTNTVLHLLAIAHEAEVDFTMDDIDALSRKTPCLCKVAPNTQKYHIQDVNRAGGIMAIMAELDAAGLIDANVNRVDGMTLVEAINKYSITSPDVCDEAVKKYKSAPGGKFNLVLGSQNNYYKELDTDRKDGCIRSIGYAYSKDGGLAVLKGNIAQDGCVVKTAGVDESIWKFTGPAKVFDSQDAACEGILKGKVVSGDVVVITYEGPKGGPGMQEMLYPTSYIKSKHLGKECALITDGRFSGGTSGLSIGHVSPEAAAGGNIGLIKDGDIIEINIPERSINVKLSDKELDIRRSEEMERGNKAFTAPLRDRNIPKSLKAYASMVSSADKGAVRLI is encoded by the coding sequence ATGAAAAAGCAATTACGTAGTTCGTTCAGTACGCAAGGCCGCAGAATGGCTGGAGCGCGAGCCCTTTGGGTAGCAAATGGCATGAAGAAAGAACAATTGGGCAAACCTATTATAGCTATTGTAAACTCCTTTACTCAGTTTGTGCCAGGCCATGTGCATTTACATGAAATAGGTCAGCAAGTTAAGGCTGAAATAGAGAAGCTTGGTTGTTTTGCTGCCGAATTTAATACTATTGCTATTGATGATGGTATTGCGATGGGGCATGATGGTATGCTTTATTCTCTTCCTTCCCGTGATATCATAGCTGATAGTGTAGAATATATGGTGAATGCTCACAAAGCGGATGCTATGGTTTGTATCAGTAACTGTGATAAAATTACTCCGGGAATGCTTATGGCTTCTATGAGACTGAATATTCCAACAATCTTTGTTTCGGGAGGTCCGATGGAAGCTGGTGAATTGAATGGTCAGCACCTGGATTTGATTGATGCAATGATTAAGTCGGCTGACGAAAGCGTAAGTGATGCAGAAGTTGCTAAGATTGAAAATTCAGCTTGCCCTACTTGTGGTAGCTGTTCGGGTATGTTTACTGCTAATTCCATGAACTGTCTGAATGAAGCACTGGGAATGGCTTTACCCGGAAACGGTACTATTGTTGCAACACACGAGAATCGTGCTAATCTTTTTAAAGATGCAGCTAAACAGATTGTTGAAAATACATATAAGTATTATCAGGATGGCGATGAGAGTGTTTTACCAAGAAGCATTGCCACACGTACTTCTTTTCTGAACGCAATGACTTTGGATATTGCAATGGGTGGTTCTACAAATACAGTTCTTCACCTTTTGGCTATTGCTCATGAAGCGGAAGTAGACTTTACAATGGATGACATTGATGCTCTTTCACGTAAAACGCCTTGTCTTTGTAAAGTTGCTCCGAATACTCAGAAATACCACATACAAGATGTGAATCGTGCTGGAGGAATTATGGCAATTATGGCGGAACTGGATGCTGCCGGATTGATTGATGCAAATGTAAACCGTGTAGATGGAATGACCCTTGTTGAAGCAATTAATAAATATTCAATAACAAGTCCGGATGTTTGTGATGAGGCTGTAAAGAAATATAAGAGTGCTCCGGGTGGTAAATTTAATTTGGTACTTGGCTCTCAGAATAATTACTATAAAGAACTTGATACTGACCGGAAAGATGGTTGTATTCGTTCAATTGGTTATGCATATTCAAAAGATGGCGGACTTGCTGTTTTGAAAGGAAATATAGCACAAGACGGATGTGTGGTGAAAACCGCCGGTGTGGATGAAAGTATATGGAAATTTACAGGTCCTGCAAAGGTGTTCGATTCTCAGGATGCTGCTTGTGAAGGAATTCTCAAAGGAAAGGTCGTCTCCGGAGATGTTGTGGTAATTACTTATGAAGGACCTAAGGGGGGACCGGGAATGCAGGAAATGCTTTACCCTACCTCTTATATAAAATCAAAACATTTGGGAAAGGAATGTGCTTTAATCACAGATGGACGCTTTAGCGGAGGTACATCTGGATTGAGTATCGGACACGTTTCTCCTGAAGCTGCTGCCGGAGGAAATATCGGACTGATTAAAGATGGCGATATCATTGAAATAAATATTCCGGAAAGAAGCATTAATGTAAAACTGAGTGATAAAGAGCTTGATATCCGCCGTTCAGAAGAAATGGAAAGAGGAAATAAAGCATTTACAGCTCCTTTGCGTGATCGCAATATCCCTAAGAGCCTGAAAGCTTATGCAAGTATGGTAAGCTCTGCTGATAAAGGGGCTGTTAGATTAATATAA
- a CDS encoding FKBP-type peptidyl-prolyl cis-trans isomerase, with protein sequence METAANKLFVVSYDLYVTEDGERDLVEKATKEQPFQFISGLGTTLDAFESQLKGLVAGDKFEFTIASDEAYGEYNDEHVIDLPKNIFEVDGRFDAERIFAGNVVPLMDADGNRMNATVVEVTNSNVKVDMNHPLAGDDLTFVGEIIESRTATNEEIQGMINMMSGEGGCGCGCDSCGDDCDCDDKEGHEGSCGSGCGCH encoded by the coding sequence ATGGAAACAGCAGCAAACAAGCTCTTCGTAGTTTCATACGACCTGTATGTTACAGAAGATGGAGAGAGAGATTTAGTAGAGAAAGCAACAAAAGAACAACCATTCCAGTTTATCTCTGGATTAGGCACCACTCTGGATGCCTTTGAGAGCCAACTTAAAGGACTAGTTGCAGGTGACAAGTTTGAATTTACAATTGCAAGCGACGAAGCATATGGTGAATACAATGACGAACACGTTATTGATCTGCCTAAGAATATATTCGAAGTTGACGGAAGATTTGACGCAGAGCGTATCTTTGCAGGAAACGTTGTTCCGTTAATGGATGCAGATGGCAACAGAATGAATGCTACTGTTGTTGAAGTTACGAACAGCAATGTAAAAGTAGACATGAACCACCCATTGGCTGGTGATGATTTAACCTTTGTAGGTGAAATTATTGAATCACGTACTGCCACTAACGAAGAAATTCAGGGCATGATTAACATGATGAGTGGCGAAGGTGGATGCGGTTGCGGATGCGACAGCTGTGGCGACGACTGCGATTGCGACGACAAAGAAGGACATGAAGGCAGTTGCGGTAGCGGCTGTGGTTGTCACTAA
- a CDS encoding triple tyrosine motif-containing protein, with translation MIDQFLMSSVSLIKSRRCLITILFFCISIISFSQINLPYVQNFSRGNYTGGSQNWSITQGNDGIMYVANNQRMLSFDGKKWKLHVLPSKSRIRSLYSDTDGRIYCGAFEEFGYWEKDIYGELRYVSLSKDLKGFRFHNDDIWSILKLKNKIIFQSFSSFFSYDRKTIKGYNLSFNPLFFNLIGNGIYTGVSKKGLYSYDGFKFKQLTSNSSMGNSDIISSVNLGHNKTLIATVSSGVYLYQNGKSTKWLTNYNAELSSAVINRTIITRDSLIIIGTIHNGIYAFNMNQQLVWRINHESGLQNNTVLGLFCDSSGNLWAALDNGISLIYMNNALRFSSNQFQKIGSVYSAVYRSPYLFLGTNQGLYYYNLQQEGSVNLIPGTSGQIWDLSVIDNQLICGHNDQTFRIDNLKATRLINVSGGACIKRFEHEGNQYLIQGTYTSLVLYKKNSSGQWSFLREIKGFINPLRYIEIDQNMNLWASHIERGLYRIKLDNTLQRVRSVKTYYSLDKTSNISKVNVFKFNGRIVFANGRKIYTYDDLTDSIIPFQKLNNQLGEFRSLHKIISVGKDKYWLIKDDGCALVIYSGDKLTFLKKIPFSLLNNKVLEQNENIAVINDNTYLFCMENALALYSSDKKLAVYKHFRLFLSSIKVEQDGQKNMLHMPLNDSDPFHIPYVKNNKIIFDVAFPDFTDKDNYFKYRLVGLDSKWTEPAKQSTIDYSRLPYGSYRLEIKAFSSDGNELAHYAYSFVIDPPFYASMYAFIIYILLVVAMVFYIKKYINNSIERDKDKMQKEQERLLLEEKERQEKNIMKLENEKLEAELLHKSKEMASSTMLIINKNKVLQILKDELGEQKKALGNQYPNKYYNKLINLIEENISSEDDWEIFQSNFDRIHENFFRNLKLRYPDITPNDLKLCAYLRLNLSTKDIAHLMNISVRGVEVARYRLRKKLNIPSEKNLIDFMIEFK, from the coding sequence ATGATAGATCAATTTTTAATGTCTTCAGTTTCATTAATTAAAAGCAGAAGATGTTTAATCACCATATTATTCTTTTGTATTTCAATTATTTCTTTTTCTCAGATAAACCTGCCATACGTTCAGAATTTTTCCAGAGGTAATTATACTGGTGGGTCTCAGAACTGGAGCATAACCCAAGGAAATGATGGGATAATGTATGTTGCTAATAATCAGAGAATGTTATCATTTGATGGAAAGAAATGGAAACTTCATGTTCTTCCATCTAAATCTAGAATCAGGTCTCTTTATTCAGATACTGATGGGCGAATTTATTGTGGAGCATTTGAAGAGTTTGGTTATTGGGAAAAAGATATCTATGGTGAATTGAGATACGTATCACTATCTAAAGACTTAAAAGGTTTCAGATTTCATAATGATGATATATGGAGCATTCTGAAGCTGAAGAACAAAATTATCTTTCAAAGCTTTTCTTCCTTCTTTTCATACGATAGAAAGACAATAAAAGGATATAATTTATCATTTAATCCATTGTTTTTTAATTTGATAGGAAACGGAATATATACAGGTGTATCAAAAAAAGGATTATATTCATACGATGGCTTTAAGTTTAAACAACTTACCAGTAATTCTTCAATGGGCAATTCAGATATCATTTCATCTGTTAACCTGGGGCATAATAAGACACTTATCGCTACAGTGTCATCGGGGGTATATCTTTACCAAAATGGTAAATCAACAAAATGGCTTACTAATTATAATGCTGAATTATCCTCAGCCGTAATAAACAGAACAATTATTACCCGTGATTCTTTAATCATAATAGGTACCATTCACAATGGTATTTATGCATTTAATATGAACCAGCAACTGGTATGGAGAATAAATCATGAATCCGGATTACAGAATAATACAGTCTTGGGACTTTTCTGTGACTCTTCAGGTAATTTATGGGCTGCATTGGATAATGGTATTTCATTGATTTATATGAATAATGCATTACGCTTTTCTTCTAATCAGTTTCAAAAAATAGGTTCGGTTTATTCGGCTGTATACAGGTCTCCGTACTTGTTTTTAGGTACAAATCAAGGGCTTTATTATTATAACTTACAGCAGGAAGGAAGCGTAAATCTGATTCCGGGAACAAGTGGGCAGATATGGGATCTTTCTGTCATAGACAATCAATTGATTTGCGGACACAATGATCAGACATTCAGAATTGACAATCTAAAAGCTACCAGGCTTATAAATGTATCAGGGGGAGCTTGCATAAAGCGATTCGAACATGAAGGGAACCAGTATCTTATTCAGGGAACATATACCTCACTTGTTTTATACAAAAAGAATTCATCTGGCCAGTGGAGCTTTCTGAGAGAAATTAAAGGCTTCATAAATCCGCTTAGATATATTGAGATTGATCAGAATATGAATCTTTGGGCTAGTCATATAGAAAGGGGACTTTATCGGATAAAGCTTGATAATACGCTCCAACGTGTGCGTTCTGTGAAAACCTATTATAGTCTTGATAAAACGTCAAATATTTCAAAAGTAAACGTCTTTAAATTTAACGGGAGAATTGTTTTTGCTAATGGTCGAAAGATTTATACGTATGATGACCTCACTGATTCTATTATTCCTTTTCAAAAATTAAATAATCAACTGGGAGAATTTAGAAGTTTGCATAAAATAATATCGGTTGGCAAAGATAAATATTGGCTGATAAAAGATGATGGATGTGCGCTTGTTATTTATTCCGGAGACAAACTTACTTTTTTGAAGAAAATACCTTTCTCATTACTGAATAATAAAGTACTTGAGCAAAATGAAAATATTGCAGTAATAAATGATAATACTTATCTGTTCTGTATGGAAAATGCTTTAGCATTGTATTCATCAGATAAGAAATTAGCAGTTTATAAGCATTTTCGGTTATTCCTTAGTTCTATAAAAGTAGAACAAGATGGTCAGAAGAATATGCTGCATATGCCATTAAATGATTCTGATCCTTTTCATATTCCTTATGTAAAAAATAATAAAATAATATTTGATGTAGCTTTCCCCGATTTTACTGATAAAGATAATTATTTTAAATACAGACTAGTAGGACTGGATAGCAAATGGACTGAGCCTGCTAAGCAATCAACTATTGATTATTCAAGATTACCCTATGGTTCTTATAGACTAGAAATCAAAGCTTTTTCTTCTGATGGAAACGAACTGGCTCACTATGCTTATTCCTTTGTTATTGATCCACCGTTTTATGCAAGTATGTATGCTTTTATAATTTATATTTTATTAGTTGTAGCTATGGTCTTTTATATAAAGAAATACATAAATAACTCAATAGAACGTGATAAAGATAAAATGCAGAAAGAACAGGAACGCTTGCTACTTGAAGAAAAAGAAAGGCAGGAAAAAAATATTATGAAATTGGAAAATGAGAAGTTGGAAGCTGAGCTACTGCATAAGAGCAAAGAAATGGCTAGCTCAACAATGTTAATAATTAATAAAAATAAGGTTCTTCAGATATTAAAAGATGAATTAGGAGAACAAAAGAAGGCTCTTGGAAACCAATATCCAAATAAATATTATAATAAACTGATAAATCTGATAGAAGAAAATATAAGTTCTGAAGATGATTGGGAAATATTTCAATCAAATTTTGACCGTATACATGAAAACTTCTTCCGTAATCTGAAATTAAGATATCCGGATATAACTCCTAATGACTTAAAGTTATGTGCATACTTAAGATTAAACCTTTCTACAAAAGACATAGCACATTTAATGAATATATCTGTTCGCGGGGTTGAAGTAGCTCGTTACAGACTAAGAAAAAAGCTTAATATACCTTCTGAAAAGAATCTTATAGACTTCATGATTGAATTTAAATAA